A window of the Janthinobacterium agaricidamnosum NBRC 102515 = DSM 9628 genome harbors these coding sequences:
- a CDS encoding MlaD family protein — protein sequence MTEKIPTPAEIPDAALPAAPPVRNAELKAGILLVLMFVLVAGSVLYLMYARGAFEATQRLILKADDSDGVVVGMDVTFSGFPVGRVRRIELGPDGKARVLIDVPRSDAHWLRSSSIFTLERGLVGGAKLRAFSGIPDDPPLQDGASRDLLIGDPGAEIPKLLAAAKDLLANLGNLTAADSSLDKALHNVQDVTGKLNGPAGAMGLIAGDDKNSQQLMTRANTLLVTVDQLALKADRLIGNANQRVFGDKGVMTDAQATIVQLNALLADTRNSMKKLDAVLVEAQAVGANARAATADLGPLRADVETNLRKVEQLVNEINRKWPFKRDPEIKLP from the coding sequence ATGACTGAAAAAATCCCTACGCCCGCTGAAATCCCGGACGCCGCGCTGCCGGCCGCGCCGCCGGTGCGCAACGCTGAATTGAAGGCCGGCATCTTGCTGGTGCTGATGTTCGTGCTGGTGGCCGGTTCGGTACTGTATCTGATGTATGCGCGCGGCGCCTTCGAAGCGACCCAGCGGCTGATCTTGAAGGCCGACGATTCGGACGGCGTGGTGGTCGGCATGGACGTGACCTTTTCCGGCTTCCCGGTCGGCCGCGTGCGGCGCATCGAACTGGGGCCGGACGGCAAGGCGCGGGTGCTGATCGACGTGCCGCGCAGCGATGCGCACTGGTTGCGCAGCAGCAGCATCTTTACGCTGGAACGGGGCCTGGTCGGCGGCGCCAAGCTGCGCGCCTTCAGCGGCATCCCGGACGATCCGCCGCTGCAAGACGGCGCCTCGCGCGACTTGCTGATCGGCGACCCCGGCGCGGAAATTCCGAAATTGCTGGCCGCCGCCAAGGATTTGCTGGCCAACCTGGGCAATTTGACCGCCGCCGATTCTTCGCTCGACAAGGCCTTGCACAATGTGCAGGACGTCACCGGCAAGCTGAATGGCCCGGCCGGCGCGATGGGCCTGATCGCCGGCGACGACAAGAATTCGCAGCAACTGATGACTCGTGCCAACACCTTGCTGGTGACGGTCGACCAGTTGGCCCTGAAAGCGGACCGGCTGATCGGCAACGCCAACCAGCGCGTGTTCGGCGACAAGGGCGTGATGACCGACGCCCAGGCCACCATCGTGCAATTGAATGCCTTGCTGGCCGACACCCGCAACAGCATGAAGAAACTGGACGCGGTGCTGGTCGAGGCGCAAGCCGTCGGCGCCAACGCCAGGGCCGCCACCGCCGACCTGGGGCCGCTGCGCGCCGACGTCGAAACCAATTTGCGCAAGGTCGAACAGCTGGTCAATGAAATCAACCGCAAATGGCCGTTCAAACGCGATCCGGAGATCAAACTGCCATGA
- a CDS encoding GNAT family N-acetyltransferase: MATQAITIRLLTADDAGAFKALRLLAIDSDPGAIVFSRDEKEARTLQQIAQRITPDASQAVFGAFDGEQLIGIVGLKRGDLKKTLHKATIWGVFVDPAYRGKGIAGELMRAQIARARADQGLFQLYLGVNADNAAPRKLYESLGFVAFGIEPRALRLGDQFYDEQLMTLQLQ, translated from the coding sequence ATGGCTACTCAAGCTATCACCATCAGGCTATTGACCGCGGACGACGCCGGCGCATTCAAGGCCTTGCGCTTGCTGGCGATCGACAGCGATCCCGGTGCGATCGTGTTTTCGCGGGACGAAAAAGAAGCGCGCACGCTGCAGCAGATCGCCCAGCGCATTACGCCGGATGCCAGCCAGGCGGTGTTCGGCGCTTTTGACGGGGAACAATTGATCGGCATCGTCGGCTTGAAGCGCGGCGACTTGAAAAAGACGCTGCACAAGGCGACCATCTGGGGTGTGTTTGTCGATCCCGCTTATCGCGGCAAGGGCATCGCCGGCGAGTTGATGCGGGCGCAAATCGCCCGCGCCCGCGCCGACCAGGGCTTGTTCCAGCTGTACCTGGGCGTGAACGCCGACAATGCGGCGCCCAGGAAATTGTATGAGTCGCTGGGTTTTGTCGCCTTCGGTATCGAACCGCGTGCATTGCGGCTTGGCGACCAATTTTATGACGAACAGTTGATGACGCTGCAATTACAATAA
- a CDS encoding DEAD/DEAH box helicase, whose protein sequence is MPFSSLGLIPALVRAVDKAAYTAPTAIQAGAIPAILRGSDVLGAAQTGSGKTAAYSLPLLQALMAPANGPRQVRALILVPTRELAVQVGDTLTALARHLPLRLKIAVLFGGVSINPQMMGLRGGADIVVATPGRLLDLIDHNALTLSGVAMLVLDEADRLLDLGFSEELKRILSLMPARRQNLFFSATFPPDVQALADTMLRDPVRIEVAAEPHNAPDIVQRVIKVDVARRTQLLKYLILQNHWDRVLVFVATKYAAEHVAGKLQRGGLHVGALHGEFSQGTRSQVLADFKAGRLQVLVATDVAARGIDIAQLPAVVNYDLPRSAVDYIHRIGRTGRAGESGVAISFVSADTEAHWRLIENRNGLRLAREQIAGFEPVAVARAVTSVTDTVNGGIKGARKSKKDKLREAAAKNDPVE, encoded by the coding sequence ATGCCATTTTCTTCACTGGGTCTGATTCCCGCGCTGGTCCGCGCTGTCGACAAGGCCGCTTACACCGCGCCGACCGCGATCCAGGCCGGCGCCATTCCCGCCATTTTGCGCGGCAGCGATGTGCTGGGCGCGGCGCAGACCGGCTCGGGCAAGACCGCCGCGTATTCTCTGCCGCTGCTGCAAGCGCTGATGGCGCCCGCGAACGGCCCGCGCCAGGTGCGCGCGCTGATCCTGGTGCCGACCCGCGAACTGGCGGTCCAGGTGGGCGACACGCTCACCGCGCTGGCCAGGCACTTGCCGCTGCGCCTGAAAATCGCCGTGCTGTTCGGCGGCGTATCGATCAATCCGCAAATGATGGGCTTGCGCGGCGGCGCCGACATCGTCGTCGCCACGCCGGGCCGCTTGCTCGACTTGATCGACCACAATGCCTTGACATTGTCCGGCGTCGCCATGCTGGTGCTGGATGAAGCCGACCGCTTGCTGGACCTGGGTTTCAGCGAAGAATTAAAACGCATCCTGTCGCTGATGCCGGCCAGGCGCCAGAACCTGTTTTTCTCGGCCACCTTTCCGCCAGACGTGCAGGCGCTGGCCGACACCATGCTGCGTGATCCGGTGCGCATCGAAGTGGCCGCCGAGCCGCACAACGCGCCCGACATCGTGCAGCGCGTCATCAAGGTCGACGTGGCGCGCCGCACCCAGCTGCTCAAGTATCTGATTCTGCAAAACCACTGGGACCGGGTGCTGGTCTTCGTCGCGACCAAATACGCGGCCGAACACGTGGCCGGCAAATTGCAGCGCGGCGGCTTGCATGTCGGCGCATTGCACGGCGAATTCAGCCAGGGCACGCGCAGCCAGGTGCTGGCCGACTTCAAGGCTGGCCGCTTGCAAGTGTTGGTGGCGACCGACGTTGCCGCGCGCGGGATTGATATCGCTCAACTACCGGCCGTCGTCAATTACGACTTGCCCCGTTCCGCGGTAGATTACATACATCGCATCGGACGTACCGGCCGCGCCGGCGAAAGCGGCGTCGCCATCAGCTTTGTATCGGCCGATACCGAAGCGCATTGGCGCCTGATCGAAAACCGCAACGGCCTGCGTCTGGCCCGCGAACAGATCGCCGGTTTCGAGCCGGTGGCAGTGGCCAGGGCGGTGACATCGGTGACCGATACCGTCAATGGCGGCATCAAGGGGGCGCGCAAGAGCAAGAAGGATAAATTGCGCGAAGCGGCGGCAAAGAATGATCCGGTTGAGTAA
- a CDS encoding DUF4105 domain-containing protein — translation MTKLWTSTWLTMSGRVLGSLLVLLSAAWGALALWYHLAGGLAAQSIGAVLWAALGIGSVLLWWQRGSARALLPYGAGFVLMLGWWSLIAPSQDRVWADDVSRMVSGRVNGSLVTLDNVRNFDWRSDTDYTARWESRTYDLDRLKTVDVALSYWTGPLIAHTLVSFGFDDGRYLTFSIEIRKQRGESFSAIGGFFKHFETSLIAADERDILRVRTNVRGEDMQLYRAMMPRAAMRSLFMAYVDEGYELQRAPRFYNTLTANCTTIIFEMARRIVPGLPMDYRLLASGYLDRYLFDVGALVPGYTFSQLRAAGHITARARAANETPNFSQAIRAGMPLAPAVKQ, via the coding sequence ATGACTAAACTTTGGACATCAACCTGGCTGACGATGAGCGGCCGCGTGCTCGGTTCGTTGCTGGTGCTGCTGTCGGCGGCGTGGGGCGCGCTGGCCTTGTGGTATCACCTGGCGGGCGGTCTCGCGGCCCAATCGATCGGCGCCGTCTTGTGGGCCGCGCTGGGCATCGGTTCGGTGCTGCTGTGGTGGCAGCGCGGTTCGGCCCGCGCCTTGCTGCCGTATGGCGCGGGCTTTGTGTTGATGCTGGGCTGGTGGAGTCTCATTGCGCCGTCGCAAGACCGGGTCTGGGCCGACGACGTGTCGCGCATGGTCAGCGGCAGGGTCAATGGCAGCCTGGTGACGCTGGATAACGTGCGCAATTTCGACTGGCGCAGCGATACCGATTACACCGCGCGCTGGGAATCGCGCACGTATGACCTGGATCGCTTGAAAACGGTCGATGTGGCGCTGTCGTACTGGACCGGGCCGCTGATCGCGCACACGCTGGTGTCGTTCGGTTTCGACGATGGCCGCTACCTGACGTTTTCGATTGAAATCCGCAAGCAGCGCGGCGAAAGTTTTTCCGCCATCGGCGGTTTCTTCAAGCATTTCGAAACCAGTTTGATTGCCGCCGACGAACGCGATATCTTGCGCGTGCGCACCAATGTACGGGGCGAAGACATGCAGCTGTACCGCGCCATGATGCCGCGCGCGGCGATGCGTTCGCTGTTCATGGCCTATGTGGACGAGGGCTACGAACTGCAGCGCGCGCCGCGTTTCTACAATACGTTGACGGCCAATTGCACCACCATCATTTTCGAAATGGCGCGCCGCATCGTGCCGGGCCTGCCGATGGATTACCGGCTGCTGGCCTCGGGCTACCTGGACCGCTACCTGTTCGACGTCGGCGCATTGGTACCAGGCTACACCTTCAGCCAATTGCGCGCGGCGGGCCATATCACGGCCCGCGCGCGCGCCGCCAACGAGACCCCTAACTTTTCGCAAGCGATACGCGCCGGCATGCCGCTGGCGCCGGCAGTCAAGCAATAA
- a CDS encoding TetR/AcrR family transcriptional regulator, whose protein sequence is MPSSSAVRRKPQQRRGALRVRAMLEAAAEVMGEVGYDAATMTAIAARSASSIGAVYQYFPNKDAIVRALRSMYGEEMERRWDGLIADAAPLGVLELSERIIDLMVGFVIERPGYFAVLNAPLNYQRDADARHRLREKFGRAFQQKQPALNDEQALRMANVVLQVVKSLNPLLSPAGAAERRALVAEFKLVLSSYLTARLA, encoded by the coding sequence ATGCCATCCTCTTCCGCCGTCCGGCGCAAACCCCAGCAGCGGCGCGGCGCCTTGCGCGTGCGCGCGATGCTGGAAGCAGCCGCCGAGGTGATGGGCGAGGTCGGCTATGATGCCGCGACGATGACGGCGATCGCCGCGCGCTCGGCGTCGTCGATCGGCGCCGTATATCAATACTTCCCGAACAAGGACGCCATCGTGCGCGCCTTGCGCTCCATGTATGGCGAGGAAATGGAGCGCCGCTGGGATGGCTTGATCGCCGATGCGGCCCCGCTCGGCGTGTTGGAATTGTCCGAACGCATCATCGATTTGATGGTGGGCTTTGTCATCGAACGGCCGGGTTATTTCGCGGTCTTGAATGCGCCGCTGAATTACCAGCGCGACGCCGATGCGCGCCATCGGCTGCGCGAAAAATTCGGCCGTGCCTTCCAGCAAAAACAGCCGGCCTTGAACGATGAGCAAGCCTTGCGCATGGCCAATGTCGTGTTGCAAGTGGTGAAAAGCCTGAATCCCTTGCTGTCGCCGGCCGGTGCGGCCGAGCGGCGCGCGCTGGTGGCCGAGTTCAAGCTGGTGCTGTCGAGTTATTTGACGGCGCGGCTGGCCTAG
- a CDS encoding isochorismatase family protein — translation MNPISFDPSRTALVLIDLQHSNVARELAPHSAQQVLDHSVQLAAAMRRRGGTVVYVRVLVKELLHLPADVALSRPPSAPPLPENAAELVPQAGYQPGDIVIAKRQWGAFQGTDLDQQLRRRGIGTIILTGIATNFGIESTARAAADQGYAVIFAEDAMTSLRADLHEFSIKNVFPFIGKVRSSADLTAFLASDAA, via the coding sequence ATGAACCCGATTTCGTTTGACCCCAGCCGCACCGCGCTGGTGCTGATCGACCTGCAGCACAGCAATGTGGCGCGCGAACTGGCGCCCCACTCCGCGCAGCAAGTGCTGGACCATAGCGTGCAACTGGCTGCAGCGATGCGCCGGCGCGGCGGCACGGTGGTGTATGTGCGGGTACTGGTGAAAGAGTTGCTGCATCTGCCGGCCGATGTCGCGCTGTCGCGTCCGCCATCCGCGCCGCCGCTGCCCGAGAACGCCGCCGAACTGGTGCCGCAAGCGGGTTACCAGCCAGGCGATATCGTCATCGCCAAGCGCCAGTGGGGTGCGTTCCAGGGTACCGACCTGGACCAGCAATTGCGCCGGCGCGGCATCGGCACCATCATCCTGACCGGCATCGCGACCAATTTCGGCATCGAATCGACGGCCCGCGCGGCCGCCGACCAGGGTTATGCGGTGATTTTTGCCGAAGATGCGATGACCAGCCTGCGGGCGGATTTGCACGAATTTTCCATCAAGAATGTGTTCCCCTTCATCGGCAAGGTGCGCTCGAGCGCCGACCTGACGGCGTTCCTGGCAAGCGATGCTGCTTGA
- a CDS encoding mandelate racemase/muconate lactonizing enzyme family protein has product MKIVDIREKTIPISSPIRNAYIDFSKMTLSLVAVITDVIRDGKPVVGYGFNSNGRYGQGMLMRERFIPRILEADPASLVSDDGGNLDPHKIWDCMYTNEKPGGHGERSVAIGTIDMAIWDAVAKIAGQPLYQLLSERYGTGTPDKKIFVYAAGGYYYPGQSHDALKDEMRSYIDRGYTVVKKKIGGASLDEDLRRIDSIMEVLQDGQKLCVDANGRFDLDTSIAYAKALRQYDLFWYEEAGDPLDFELQATLRNYYDKPMATGENLFSMQDARNLIRYGGMRADRDWLQFDCALSYGLVEYLRTLDMLQQHGWSRSRCIPHGGHQMSLNIAAGLGLGGNESYPDLFQPFGGFPDGVSVEQGYITMPKLVGIGFEGKANLYSEMRALSGQ; this is encoded by the coding sequence ATGAAAATCGTCGACATCCGCGAAAAAACCATCCCGATCAGCTCGCCGATCCGCAACGCCTACATCGATTTCAGCAAAATGACCTTGAGCCTGGTGGCGGTGATCACCGATGTGATCCGCGACGGCAAGCCGGTGGTCGGCTACGGTTTTAATTCGAATGGCCGCTACGGCCAGGGCATGCTGATGCGCGAACGCTTCATTCCGCGCATCCTCGAAGCCGACCCGGCCAGCCTGGTCAGCGATGACGGCGGCAACCTCGACCCGCACAAGATCTGGGATTGCATGTACACCAATGAAAAGCCGGGCGGCCACGGCGAACGTTCGGTGGCGATCGGCACCATCGACATGGCGATCTGGGATGCGGTGGCCAAGATCGCCGGCCAGCCCTTGTACCAGTTGCTGTCGGAACGCTACGGCACCGGCACGCCGGACAAGAAAATTTTCGTCTACGCGGCTGGCGGTTATTATTATCCGGGCCAAAGCCATGACGCGCTGAAGGATGAAATGCGCAGCTATATCGACCGCGGCTACACGGTGGTCAAGAAAAAGATCGGCGGCGCCTCGCTGGACGAGGATTTGCGGCGCATCGATTCCATCATGGAAGTATTGCAGGACGGCCAGAAACTGTGCGTCGACGCCAATGGCCGTTTCGACCTCGACACCTCGATTGCCTACGCCAAGGCGCTGCGCCAGTACGACCTGTTCTGGTATGAAGAGGCGGGCGATCCGCTCGACTTCGAATTGCAAGCCACTTTGCGCAACTATTACGACAAACCGATGGCGACCGGCGAGAACCTGTTCTCGATGCAAGATGCGCGCAACCTGATCCGTTACGGCGGCATGCGCGCCGACCGCGACTGGCTGCAATTCGATTGCGCCTTGAGTTATGGCCTGGTGGAATACTTGCGCACGCTGGACATGCTGCAGCAGCACGGCTGGTCGCGCAGCCGCTGCATTCCGCACGGCGGCCACCAGATGTCGCTCAATATCGCGGCCGGATTGGGCTTGGGTGGCAATGAATCCTATCCGGATTTATTCCAGCCTTTCGGCGGTTTCCCGGATGGCGTATCGGTCGAGCAAGGTTATATCACCATGCCCAAGCTGGTCGGCATCGGTTTTGAAGGCAAGGCCAATCTGTACAGTGAAATGCGGGCGCTGAGCGGCCAGTGA
- a CDS encoding LysR family transcriptional regulator, which translates to MKNDIQSELAFFVLLAKLGSLSATARELGVTPPAVTKRLMLMEQRLGVRLVNRTTRRISLSAEGETYLQQATRILDAIRDMEESVSSGRAEPKGLLKVNSTLGFGRTVIAPLVSRFAQRHPDVEVRLQLTDRPINLVEEAYDLAIRFGELPDTRLSARKIMSNRRFLCASPAYLQQAGVPQVADDLTRHRCILHRQNDDAYGIWRLEKGRKVDTVKVRGAVASNDGDVVLGWALDGHGILPRSEWDLAKYLDSGRLQVVLPDYTLEPADLYVYYPSRAHLPARMRTFIDFLVASLTQK; encoded by the coding sequence GTGAAAAATGATATCCAGTCGGAATTGGCGTTCTTTGTCTTGCTGGCCAAGCTGGGCAGCCTGTCGGCCACCGCGCGCGAACTGGGCGTCACGCCGCCGGCGGTGACCAAGCGCTTGATGCTGATGGAACAACGGCTCGGCGTGCGCCTGGTCAACCGCACTACCCGGCGCATCAGCCTCAGCGCCGAAGGCGAAACCTATCTGCAGCAAGCCACCCGGATTCTCGACGCAATCCGCGACATGGAAGAATCGGTGTCCAGCGGCCGCGCCGAACCGAAGGGCTTGCTGAAGGTCAACTCCACGCTGGGTTTCGGGCGCACCGTGATCGCGCCGCTGGTATCGCGTTTCGCGCAGCGCCATCCCGACGTCGAAGTGCGGCTGCAATTGACCGACCGGCCGATCAACCTGGTCGAGGAAGCGTATGACCTGGCCATCCGCTTCGGTGAATTGCCGGACACGCGGCTCAGTGCGCGCAAGATCATGTCGAACCGGCGTTTCCTGTGCGCCTCCCCGGCCTATCTGCAACAGGCCGGCGTGCCGCAGGTGGCCGACGACTTGACGCGTCACCGCTGCATCTTGCACCGCCAAAACGACGACGCCTACGGCATCTGGCGGCTCGAAAAAGGCCGCAAGGTGGACACCGTCAAAGTGCGCGGCGCGGTGGCCAGCAACGATGGCGACGTGGTGCTGGGCTGGGCGCTCGACGGCCACGGCATCTTGCCGCGCTCCGAATGGGACCTGGCCAAATATCTCGATAGCGGCCGCCTGCAAGTCGTGTTGCCCGACTACACGCTGGAGCCGGCCGACCTGTACGTGTATTATCCCAGCCGCGCGCATTTGCCGGCACGGATGCGGACCTTCATCGACTTCCTGGTGGCCAGCCTGACGCAGAAATAG
- the motA gene encoding flagellar motor stator protein MotA, which yields MLVILGFLVVLLSVFGGFAMQGGHLAALFQPLELLMIGGAAVGTFIVANDGKAIKATLNALPTLLQGSKYTKALYMELMGLMYEILSKIRKEGLMSIEDDIDDPYRSPLFVKYPYTLSDEHILEFITDYLRLMVSGNMDAYQIENLMDNEIETHHEDAEMPIQTISQLAEAMPAFGIVAAVMGVVHTMASVGLPPAELGVLVAQALVGTFIGILLAYGFVAPLASLLKRKHHETSKMFQCVKVTLLASLNGYAPALAVEFGRKVISATERPSFNELERHVRQVKIRH from the coding sequence TTGTTAGTTATTCTCGGATTTCTCGTCGTCTTATTATCCGTTTTTGGCGGATTTGCCATGCAGGGCGGCCACTTGGCCGCGCTGTTCCAACCGCTGGAATTGCTGATGATAGGCGGCGCCGCGGTCGGCACCTTTATCGTCGCCAATGACGGCAAGGCCATCAAGGCCACGCTGAACGCGCTGCCGACCTTGCTGCAAGGCTCGAAATACACCAAGGCGCTGTATATGGAATTGATGGGGCTGATGTATGAAATCCTCAGCAAAATCCGCAAGGAAGGCTTGATGTCGATCGAGGACGATATCGACGATCCCTACCGCAGCCCGCTGTTCGTCAAATATCCGTACACCTTGTCGGATGAACATATCCTGGAATTCATCACCGATTATTTGCGCTTGATGGTGTCCGGCAATATGGATGCTTACCAGATCGAAAACCTGATGGATAACGAAATCGAGACCCATCATGAAGACGCCGAAATGCCGATCCAGACCATTTCGCAACTGGCCGAAGCGATGCCGGCGTTCGGCATCGTCGCGGCGGTGATGGGCGTGGTGCATACGATGGCGTCGGTCGGCTTGCCGCCGGCGGAACTGGGGGTGCTGGTGGCGCAGGCGCTGGTCGGCACCTTCATCGGCATCTTGCTGGCCTACGGTTTTGTCGCGCCGCTGGCCAGCCTGTTAAAACGCAAGCACCATGAAACGTCGAAGATGTTCCAGTGCGTCAAGGTCACGCTGCTGGCCAGCCTGAACGGCTATGCACCGGCGCTGGCGGTGGAATTCGGCCGCAAGGTCATTTCAGCGACCGAGCGGCCCTCGTTCAACGAGCTGGAACGGCATGTGCGGCAAGTCAAGATCCGCCATTGA
- a CDS encoding DUF4153 domain-containing protein yields the protein MQQANAGKDSVLLDPVVAPRIAAARLLIGLLQGITLYFLSSAMLGKTWPASDPYVLGPLLLMSVILPVLLISSLGHMAARRIALWMASAAVIMVMLAVHDIWRSGGLEPWSVYRNTGPMSVLSGLLIVFSIAGFFIAHTLVLAGGLDQRRIATYPTHFETAWKLGIQLLFSAFFVGVLWLVLWMGAQLFLLIKLNFLKELIGHSWFVIPVTCFAFSCAIHITDVRPAIVRGIRTLLLVLMSWLLPVTALLVAGFLLSLPFTGIEKLWATRRATSVLLGTAAVLVLLINAAFQNGQVGQGVARVIKLSTRLAALLLPLVVGIAIYALAVRVIEYGWTSDRIIACACLVVATCYALGYAWAARQNSSWLSQIAEVNVATAFVVLAVLFALFSPLADPARLAVASQMARFEAGKTSLDKFDFAYLRFEGARYGRAALEQLKVRSSGADAALVRAGADAILKRASRWSDEVRLKNVAFNLTVRPATAQLPDSFLRQDWSVPKQTWYLPDCMKQVGKHCDAYPLDFNGDGKPEVLLVSSEPGSEALLLMEKADGSWQAYGHINSSLLRCKPLREQLRAGDFRLVAPRLKELEIGGKRLRLSLLSDVNDADDAEKCVKDDHDADSAAP from the coding sequence ATGCAGCAGGCAAACGCTGGAAAAGACTCGGTATTACTTGATCCGGTGGTGGCGCCGCGGATTGCCGCCGCGCGGCTGCTGATCGGATTGCTGCAAGGCATAACGCTGTATTTCCTGTCCAGCGCCATGCTGGGCAAAACCTGGCCGGCCAGCGATCCGTATGTATTGGGGCCGTTGCTGCTGATGAGTGTGATCTTGCCGGTATTGCTGATTTCCAGCCTGGGCCATATGGCGGCCCGCCGCATCGCGCTGTGGATGGCCAGCGCCGCAGTGATCATGGTGATGCTGGCGGTGCACGATATCTGGCGCAGCGGCGGCCTTGAACCATGGAGCGTTTACCGTAACACCGGTCCGATGTCGGTGCTGTCGGGCTTGCTGATAGTGTTCAGCATCGCCGGCTTTTTCATCGCCCACACGCTGGTGCTGGCCGGCGGACTGGACCAGCGCCGCATCGCCACCTATCCGACCCATTTTGAAACCGCCTGGAAGCTCGGCATCCAGTTGCTGTTTTCGGCATTCTTCGTCGGCGTGCTGTGGCTGGTGCTGTGGATGGGCGCCCAGCTTTTCCTGCTGATCAAGCTGAACTTCTTGAAAGAATTGATCGGCCACTCGTGGTTCGTGATCCCGGTGACGTGTTTCGCCTTTTCGTGCGCGATCCACATCACCGACGTGCGGCCGGCGATCGTGCGCGGTATCCGCACCTTGTTGCTGGTGCTTATGTCGTGGCTGTTGCCGGTGACGGCGCTGCTGGTGGCCGGCTTCCTGCTCAGCCTGCCTTTTACCGGCATCGAAAAGCTGTGGGCCACGCGCCGCGCCACCTCGGTATTGCTCGGCACGGCCGCCGTGCTGGTGCTGCTGATCAATGCCGCGTTCCAGAATGGCCAAGTGGGGCAGGGTGTGGCCCGGGTGATCAAGCTCAGCACCCGGCTGGCCGCCTTGCTGCTGCCGCTGGTGGTCGGCATCGCGATCTACGCCCTGGCGGTGCGCGTGATCGAATATGGCTGGACCTCGGACCGCATCATCGCCTGCGCCTGCCTGGTGGTCGCCACCTGTTATGCGCTGGGCTATGCGTGGGCGGCGCGCCAGAACAGCAGTTGGCTGAGCCAGATCGCCGAGGTCAACGTGGCCACCGCCTTTGTCGTGCTGGCCGTGCTGTTCGCGCTGTTTTCGCCGCTGGCCGATCCGGCCCGGCTGGCGGTCGCCAGCCAGATGGCGCGTTTCGAGGCCGGCAAGACCAGCCTCGACAAGTTCGATTTTGCGTACCTGCGTTTCGAGGGCGCCCGTTACGGCCGCGCGGCGCTGGAACAGTTGAAGGTGCGCAGCAGCGGCGCCGATGCGGCGCTGGTCAGGGCCGGCGCCGACGCCATATTAAAACGCGCCAGCCGCTGGAGCGACGAGGTGCGGCTGAAGAATGTGGCGTTCAATCTGACGGTGCGGCCGGCAACCGCGCAATTGCCCGACAGTTTTTTGCGCCAGGATTGGAGCGTGCCGAAACAGACCTGGTATTTGCCCGACTGTATGAAGCAAGTCGGCAAGCATTGCGACGCCTATCCGCTCGACTTTAATGGCGACGGCAAGCCGGAGGTATTACTGGTTTCCAGCGAGCCGGGCAGCGAGGCGCTGCTGCTGATGGAAAAGGCCGATGGCAGTTGGCAGGCCTACGGTCATATCAATTCCTCCCTGCTGCGCTGCAAGCCGCTGCGCGAACAACTGCGCGCCGGCGACTTCCGGCTGGTCGCGCCGCGGCTCAAGGAACTGGAGATCGGCGGCAAGCGTTTGCGCCTGAGTCTGTTGAGCGATGTTAACGATGCCGACGACGCTGAAAAGTGCGTCAAGGACGATCATGACGCGGACTCGGCCGCGCCTTGA